The window AATCATGGGCGTCTAAAGATAAAGAGGTAGAGGTGTAAGCTGGCAAGACTGAAGTCAGACTTACCTCTAACGACAGCACCCCGCCTCTTCAGATCCACTGATGAAGAAACCAAATCGATCCATATCACCTCCTCCCTCAAGCTTGTTCCTGATGGTCACAGTTGCGCCTGTGCGATTCAAAATTTGAATCGCAAGGTCACACAGAAGGATTTGGCAACTTTGTCCGGCGTTTTATATCTGAACATTTCATGAAGCACCAATCGAAATTCATGCAGGCAGGGGATCCACACAAAAGATTTTAATCCTACAGCCACGGGCATAAACAGCAGACAGTAAGTACGAAGTAGTTCAGTATGGAGATCCTCAAACAAAGCACAACGAATTGACATCCAGACGATTTACAAACAAGCTCAGTTTATTCTAAAACAACACAACTTATAAGTATTCAGGTACAACACAGCTTCAATTTTTTTCATGTGGTGCAGCTCAACATAACAAGTAATTAATCAGATCAACTCTTCAGTCTAAGCTCAGCCGATTTGTGGCAGTTGTTCTGACGATGCCCTTCAACGTCACAATTTTTACATCTTCCTGGCTTACGAGGCTGTTTTGGCACGTCCCCGCGATCAGGGCAGGTTGTCTGACTGTGACCCTGTCCCCGACGAATCGTGCAAAAATGCATTTGTAATTAGATTCACATATGACCCATTAATAGCAGCTTACTCTAACAGAATTCATCCCATTTTTATGCATACAGTTTACAAACACATTTTCTTTATACGCCATATCTTTATTCAGCAGATAATCGTGCAGCCATTCCATGTCCTCGCTTCATGCCACCACACTCTCGTACACCTCCCCCCATAAACTGCCTGCTCTGTTTTCACTTATCTGAACTAGTTTACTCAAAGGGTTCACTGACAGCAAACATGACTACTTATTCAGTCCATACAAGAAACAACCTGCATCCGCGTGCTGAATCCAGTTTCAACAACTGTACTAATCTAGTACtacctctgtaaattaatataagagcgtttagatcactattttagtattctaaaagctcttatattagtttaaagAGGGAGTACAAATTTAGCTAATGTCTACAGGGCGTGGCAGGCGACCATACCTTCGTCTCCATCCTGGGTGAGTGCTCAGATGCTTGTGGCCGGTCTGCACCCTCGCCTGTTCCCACAGCAGTCGCCGAGCAGATGAGCGCTCTGCACTTGATACACTCGCCGTCGGCAACTCCCCGGCCGGCATCGACAGAACAGGATAGCGAAGAGGCTCCATTGGTATGTCGCTGTCATTCACTTCCTCTATCAGCGTTCTACTGCACGAACACACCCACGACAGGAAAATTCAGATCTTGCACGAATTACAAtcccaaatcaatctagggccgacGAAGCAGACACAAGGGGCAAGAGTCGCACCTGTTGACCGGCTGCAGCAAGAACTCCATGGCCGCCGGAGCCGCGTCACCGCAACCCTAAGGGATGGAGCCGCCGCCGCTGAGCCGCTCTTTTGCATTTACTGCACCACAATGACGTCGTTAGCACGCTTGAATCACGGACCAGAAATTCGCTCATGTCTCGAGCCACGGCTCTGACGCCCGTTCTCGACGGCCTCGAATAGCCACGCACTTAAGGTCCACCGTCCAGGAGATTTTTCTCATTTTCCTTCTCATTTCCACGCTGTCTGATGCTCCTGACACCGGCCACATCTGTCCGACAAAACGAATCACGAAGCTATATTCGGCGGGACAGATTCCGAGAGCCTGTGTGCTCGTGATCAATTCCTCCGCGTTCGTTTAATTGGACCTAGACTCCAATCATGAAACATCCTGCTCCAGCGGTTATCCACACTGCAATTGTCACAAGGTTCCGATGAATTTCGTTGGAACCTACAAGGGAATGGTCAATTCTCAGTGGAGTCCATGTACAGAGCCTTGCTCCAATTCAATGTGCAGTTGATAATAAtaagaagatctggaagatgaaaatacctcttaagaataaaatctttaCATGGTATCTTGTCGtagagtcattcttactaaagataaccttgTTAAGAGGAATTGACATGGAAATACGTAATGTGTTCTTTCAATGtaaattggctcgttctatatggtcagtcatccaaatagcttctggcttgtaCCCTCCTTGTAGCGTTTCTAATATATTTTGCAACTGGTTACATGGGATTGAACACAAGTTCTCTTATCATGGCGGGAGCGGGAGCGCTCGCCGTTATTTGGTCGCTTCTATGTAGAAATGTTAAGGTTTTTAACCGGAAAAGTACATCTCTTATGCAGGTTATCTATAGATGTACTGGGACGCTTCGTTTATGGTCGTCTCTTCAGCGTATGGAGAATTGCGGCCTCGTTATGGAGGTCTGTACACGATTTGGAGGCTACGATGAGGGttattttacccaacatgggtggcaacatGATCTCATGATTGGCCCCCCTACGTCTTAGGCGTTATACAAACACTAGATATTTCTTAGTATTTCGTCTTTTTTAGTTTTTTGTTCTGTGTGTAGACTTATTTTGGCTATGTACATTTTAGTATGCATATGCCGGGTATAATGCTTAAATCTTTTAACTAATAAAGCACCTTTTATCGAAAAAATATCATCTTGGgaattacgaagtcaccataggcgcctcatcgtcgacggaaacgtctcctctcactgaaaatgcatcgccagaaatcctgaaataaatgcaGGAATAATGCTAGCACCCGGACTTGAACCCAGATGGGATGGGAATACCaatgtccctctaaccatccaaccacaggttggttcgctcgggagcatttggttactacgcttgacaaagattgaacacaatgtGGGGAAGCGGATTTGTAGGACCCGGTGCTCCACAACCCTATACCAACATTAAATTTTTAAAAATACCGAGAAATTAAGAAAATCTGAGATTTTGGGATATCAAACCTGGGTCCCCAATCTAGTCCAATATGAAATTGTGAAAAAATATGAGAAAAGATATCCGTGGCAAAAAGGACAAAAAGTTCTATGTATAGAAAAAACCGTTTGGATGGATTTTTATTCAGACAATATTTCCTCCCCCATGAATATGTTTCCTGATATATTTTTTCACGAAACTTCCACGGGAGTAGATTAAGACCCTAGGTTTGATAAccccaaattttagtttttttggtattttttacgTTTAATACTCTATAGGGGTGTGGAGCACGCAGGATCTCCTGTGTATTTTCCCACAACGGGGTGGCTATTTTAGCTCTGGGTGCATATGCTCCCCCAACCCCTAAAATAAATGAAGTAGAAAATAAACTTCAAAAGTTTTGACTTTTTTTTCCTGCAGATTCTCTTGTTAGTGTAACAAGGGTGCTTGAAAATTCCGTTTCTTATGGACCATGAAAAATTTAGTCTTTTTATCATGACAAATCCAATTTGTATATGGATCATGGCAATCTTTTCACTTTGTGCACCATAGCAAAATGTAGATTTTGCAGGTAGAATGACAATTTCACTATTAAGACCATGGAAAACATGCATTAACTAGGCATGGCAAAAAAAATTAGACCATGATATTTTTTTTGTAGGTATCATGGCAATTCTTATTATTCATACTATGGCAATTTTATTAATTAGAACGTGGCAACTTCATtttttgcaacatggcaaatttTGTTTTCTATGAACCCATGACAAATTAGTTTATGGAGCATGTTAATCATAGTTATTGAGGCATGGCAAATACACATTTATGCACCCTGGCAATTTTTAATTCACGAACCATGACAAACTTCTTTTCTTTCCAGGACCATGGAAAAAAATTGGACATTGGCAAACTTCTTTTTTAATGTACCATAGAAAATTCACTTCATGTATCATGCAAATCTTACATTTTTCTAAATATTTCCGTGTTCTTTTATATAACAAAATTTGacattttttaaaataccaaaatcccTCGCTTTTGCCATGCACCCATCACCAATCCAaaaaagttgccatgaatgtttggaTAACAAAATTCCTTAAGTTGTTATTTTTAATTTTATTTGTAAATAGCATAgcatttattttttttatttttcttcgtaCAATGTCAATTGTACAAACATGTTTGTCGAACACGGATTGTCAGCGATCTCAAAATCATTATTTTGTGATTCACTCCAATTATTCCAAACCAAACAAGGATTGCAATCACCATAGAACAGATTAGGGGAGTAGTGAATTCAGAGCTTGCTGGTGGAGAGGCTGCCCATGGCCTTGGCCTTGTCCCGGAGCGCGAACTTCTGCACCTTGCCTGTCGCCGTCTTGGgcagctcctccaccaccaccaccgtcctCGGCGCCATGTACCGCGGCAGCCTGCCCCGGCAGAACGCCACCACCTCCTCCGGCTCCACCCTCTCCCCCTTCTTGGCCACGACGAACGCGCACGGCGTCTCGCCCCAGTGCTCGTCCGGCCGGCCCACGACGGCCGCCTCCGCCACGGCCGGGTGCGCGAACAGCGCCGCCTCCACCTCGATGGTGCTGATGTTCTCCCCGCCGGAGATGATGATGTCCTTGGACCGGTCCCTGATCTTCACGTACCCGTCCCCGGGGACCCGCACCGCCAGGTCGCCCGACCGGAACCACCCGCCGGCGAGCGCCTCCGCCGTGGCGGCCGCGTCCTTGTAGTACCCGCTCATCACCGTGTTGCCCCGGAACATCACCTCCCCCATCGTGGCCCCGTCGGCGGGCACGCTGCGCATGGTGGCGGGGTCCTTGACGTCCACCTCCAGGCCCAGGTGGTGCAGCCCCTGCCGCGACTTGATCGCCGCCCGCTCGTCCGCCGGCAGCGCGTCCCACTCGGGCTTCCACGTGCACACCGTGGCCGGGCCGTACGTCTCCGTCAGCCCGTACGAGTGGATCACCAGGAACCCCAGCTCCTCCATCCGGAACAGCACGGCCGGCGGCGGGGGCGCGCCGCCGGTCATCACGGCCACCTTCCTCCCCGCCGGCAGCGGCCGCCTCTCCTCCGGCGCGGCGTGCACGATCATGCCCAGCACCGTCGGCGCGCCGCCCATGTGGGTGACCCCGTGCCGGGAGACGGCGTCGAAGATGGCCGCGCCGGTGACCTTGCGGAGGCAGACGTTGGTGCCGCCCTGCGCCGCCACGCCCCACGCCATGCACCAGCCGTTGCAGTGGAACATGGGAACCGTCCAGAGGTACACCGGCATGGACGGCATGTCGTTGAGCAGCACCGAGGCGAGGCTGTTGAGGTAGGCGCCGCGGTGGGTGTAGATCACGCCCTTGGGCCGCGACGTCGTCCCCGACGTGTAGTTGAGCGCGATCGGCTCGTTCTCGTCCTCCGGCCACCGGACCGCGAACTCCGGCGACCCGCCCCCGCTCACCAGAGCCTCGTACTCGTACACGGTACCCGTCGCACCAGAAAAAGAAGATGTTGATCCGTCGTCGCAGCCGTCGAGCAGCTCTCTGATGAGGACGACGGCGGGGGGCGTGGCGCCGGCGTCGGACAGGAGGCGGAGGGCCTCCCGCGCGACGCCGAGCAGCGCGGCGTCGACGAAGAGGACCCTGGCCTCCGAGTGGCGCAGCAGGACGGAGGCCATGGCGGCGTCGAGGCGCGAGTTGAGCGCGCAGATGACGGCCCCTGCCATGGGCACGGCGAAGTGCAGCTCGCACATCGCCGGGACGTTCTGCGCGAACACGGCGACCTGCCATCAAACGGCACAAGGCACAGCCGGTCAGAACCATTCGATCGCAGCGAATCAGAACCGGTCCGGGACGAATCGGTCCCGGCAAGAAGGATTTTTCAGCAGGTCGCGCGAAAGATGACGATTTTTGGAGGAAAAAATCAAAGTACGGTTGACTGTTGCGATGACGACGGAGAGCAGGGGATGAGCAAGAGTTTTTCATGCTAAGGACAACGGAGTTGGCTGATTGCCAGCGGCGGTGTCTGGTCTGTCTGGATCTTACTTACCAATTGGCGGCGCTGGACGCCGAGGCCGGCGAgcgcggcggcgaggcggaggcagCGGGCCCGGGTCTCCCGCCACGTCCTGGGCGGCGCGTCTCCGGCGGCGGCCACGACGGCGGGGCGGTCCGGGTAGACGAGCGCGGACCGCTCAAGGAAGGAGAGGGGCGTGAGCGGCGCGTGGTTGGCGGCGCAGAGCACGGCGCCCTCCATCGTCTCCCGGCCCGTCGGCGGCGAGCTAGCACACGGCGAGGTTCGTGAGCAGGGAGGGAGGCTCGTGGGGCTCGTGGTGGGTTTGTTTTTGGTTTTGGGCTTCGGTGAGGCGAATACAATACTGCCGCTGATGCTCATATCGAGTGGAGCagagcgtgcgtgcgtgcgtgctgcCGCACTCACCGTCAGCGTCATCTTGTCGTATCTGCACGGAAAACGGCTGGCCCGTGCGGACCCCGCCGCCCATCGTGACAAGGATCGACGGAGGAGCGATGACAGAACCAAAAGTCTTGTGAAATGAAACAGTTCCAACAGCAGGCGGCCACCTCGAAGTGGCAAAGCCATTTGTCAGACGCAACCCTAAAAGGAACGTAGTATTACTGCTCTATTTGGATCTGTAGTATAGTAGTATCCATCATCGCTCGTCGCGGGAGAAGAGGGGCCGGTGCAGGGCGGCGGCGTCCCGGCCATGTGCGGGCTTAAATAGGACAGACGGTCAGTGATCATCCATCTGACCCGGCCTGGTTGCAACTTCCAACCAACGAGAAAACCGCAACGCGTGCTCTCGTGTTTCCTCTCCACTCTTTTCGCGTTTTGCTTGATGCGGCTCGCTTCCTGTACAGCGGCGACAACGAACGAAAGAAGCAGCCAAGGAAGGCGTGGTGCCTTCTGAATCCAGCAAGCTGCACTGCAACCATACGCATGATAAATACTTACACGGAAAGCTCGATATGAAGCTCGAATGGCACGACCAGTGTGGTTCATTCACGCATCACTTCTCCTCAATATCTGGAATATGAATGCAAAAGGAAAACGCCGTGTGTAAACAAACAGAAACCACCAGCAGCGCCATATATATACTCTGAGCGCCGCGAAATTACGCTCAACAGTTAGCAACAAACAACGGGCTTCTCTTCTCCCGGGGCAACGGGATTCAGGCACCTGGCAGATCATGACGAGGCCGGCTTCAGATCCATCTCCACCTGGTGGATCGTCCACTGCATGCCCTCCAATTTCTAGGGTTCGGGATCATCAGGTCAGCGAAAAGGTCCATCGAGCGCGCTGCATACGGTACTTAACGGCGATGGAAATGAAACAGCATTACCTTCACGATCTCATGGTACTGCCTCGCAATCACGTCGAAGTGCGGGTCTACGCCTTGGTACTCGCGGAGACGTGAGACCTGACATGGGGATCAAACACCAAACATGACCGTTAGACGAATAAAAGTGAACACTGGAAGATGGTCTTCTTATCGGATTAAGTGGATCCTAAATTCTCCGAGATGCCATACTTTATTTCTCTCAAGTCTAAACACACAGATAAAGCTGATGACTGTACAACAGTATACATCCTCTAAGCATTTCACATCTCTGGATATTAGGTAGGGTGAACTAAACTTGTCAGAGTTCGTGCACCCCAAGAAACTCAACACTGACTGATCACATGATACTACTACAGGACGCCTAGCTCTTACCTTCACACGACTTACAAGGACACACAGCATTCAATTTCCCACAGGATGGACACTGATAGATGTTCCTTGGCCACTAGCCCCTCTGACATGCTCGAAAGCAGCTGCTAATATTGCCTCTTGTAACTCCCATGCTCTTTGTGAGCTTACGTCGAGATTTACTGAAGGTGTGTGAACAGGCTCCGAGGTTTCACTCACATGGCTAAATGAGTTACTCGTATAACATAACAGGAAGTACGCTAGACTTGCTGGATTTTAACCAGTGATATATCAGTGACAACGACCGCACTATACCATTATTGCAAGAAGCTATGAGCTAACCATCCATTAGCCTAAATAAAAAACAATCATAGCTAAAACCTTTCGAACAACATTGTGCAAATATGAAAGGGATTCATTGACGAATGATGTTTGCTACCAATAACCAAACATTTGAAAGGCAACAGAGAGTAAGGTGTTGTATCATACCGCTTCATTATAGGAATTGGATGCTTCTTTCGTTGCCTCCACAAGATATTTCCTGCAATAAACAGTAAATCGGATAAGGTGGTTGCTTACTACAGAGAAAAAACCTACACATTTTCCATGTTAGAAATAATAAGTGCTGCTTCCCTCAATGATAAGATTAGTTTAAAGATACATTAAGTTGGATGTACCTGATTCTATGCAATGCAGGTACTGTTTCCTTCGTGTAGGTGTCACGCAAGAGATGGTGCTCCAGGTAGCTAGAAcacaaaggaaagaaaaaaaaatacagtTCATTCAGTCTTCTGAACCTATCACTGATTATAGAAAAAAATACATAAAGGCAGAGAGATTCAAAGCTCAATGGGTTTTTTCTAGCAAGAGCTTATATCATGCTGTTCAATTATGCTTAACGCGATACAGATTAATATCAGCTTACTGAAAACTGAAAAGTTACACACTAGTCAAACATTAAGGTGCCGACAAGTCAGGTGCCAACCTTAGTTTAGCATTCATAGTACGGCATCTTTTAATAAGCCAGGTCTTCTTCACATCATCCTGTTAGGCCATACATAGAAAGCCAACAGACGTCAAGAAATAGTAATAACCCCATTAATAAGTACCAGTATAAAAGGAGCATGAAAAAGCCTTACATATTGGTGCTGGTGTTCTAACTTCTTGTCTTTAACAAACTGTATAAGTACAGCAAGAATTTGCTCCAGGACCTTGGAAGTTTGAACAGCCACAAATATTTTGACAGATTTCAGCGAATGAATTTGCATTAAATAAAATGGACTAGCCACCAGAGTTATGTTTAAGAAATTTGTCTACCTATGAAGACTCACATTATAGTGCTCAGCAAATTTCCTGTCCATCGAAGCAAGATCCTCCAGTAGAAGGGACTCTTCCTTTTCTATTCCTTCGATAATTAATTTCACCCTGCCCAAGGAGAAAAGGGAACTAAGATAGGTGTCTATAAGGAACTCCCAGTTAATCTTTAATTCCAAACAAGAAAGGTGAACAACTGGGCATTGTCACCAAGAAGTTAACTATATAAATGATGGGGCTGTCCAAAGAGAAGAGATGACACCAGTACTATAAAAAAAGGTCTAAAAATCGATGTAAGATGTTACAAGAAAACCGATGATAGTTTCTTCAGAAATTACACCTGGCCAAAGAAAACTTGGTTGTGTAAAACAACAATCATAAGAGAGAATAAGATGGGAAGATAATCACCTTTCTGGAAGCCTGGCACTTGAAATCTGATTGATGGATGACGAATCTGCAACATATtcaaatgttatgataagagaaggTCAAAACTTATAGATCATAAAAACCGATATCTGAACGTCCATGAGATTCAGTATTTCATCAGTAACTGACCCCTTTCATCCATTGCAAAAAGATCAGCTAAAGCGTCACACTTAGCTTCTAACCGAGCCTCAATCTCTCTTGCCACAGATCTCTGATACTCGACCATGTCCTGCAATGTCAAATCACGGGTGGATTCTTTCAAACTTAAAACCACAATGTATTTCTTTCACTTTCCAAACTAAGCACTAACAGTTTCACAATTCCACGAAGAGCATACATGAATTACACAACACTTAAACAAATTGTGAAATCACTTGGTGATAGTTCAGAAAATAACTTAGACTGCGAGAGCTTCAAGGATTTTACATACCACAGTCATGGCTGGCTGCTGTTGCTGCACCTGGTAGAGATAATCTGATGTTATCCCAAGAAAGCGATCAGGAACACCACCTGCCCCGGGCTCAACCAGCTCCGAACCACCACcaccagcggcagcggcagcagtcaACGCACTACCGGTGCTGCCATAGTTATTGTAGTTAGTCGAGATTGAGGTTGAGCTTGGCGTGGCACTTGTTACGGTACTGTCAAATGAAACCCTTGACAAGGTGCTCAGCTTTTCTATCTCCTCCTCATGCACCTCCCCGTCCTGCGAGAGCAGTGGGAGCCTCAACCTCTGGGCCGCCTCGGCGACCGCCAAATGGTGCTCCAAGGACTCGTAGACCTGAATCATTCCCAGCAAAGTAAGTACGCTAAACCACCACGttccatttttatttatttttgccagGTAATTTCTGGATCACCACCCAAATTGATCAGATAAGCAGAAAACATTTCCTACTGTACTTCTTTAACCAGTTCGATCCACATTTCCTAGCCCTATCTGCACGAATCACCGGACAGGTGCGAACATTTTCAGAGACTGGGAGAAGCTGAACCTACCTCCGGGGAGCagttgagcttcttggcggcaccGGCGCTGCCCGCGGCGGTCGCGTGCTGGTACtcctccaccatggccatcgcctccGCGTACACCGCCTACGGAATAGTCTTATCAGATCTGATCAGAACCGCGCGAATTCTAGATCGGGCGAGCGGGCGGGGGGCAAAACTCACCAGGGCCTCGAGGTAGCGGGCGCGCTCCGCCGCGACCTCCTCGCGCGCCTGCAGGTGCAGAACACGGGATCAGCGGTGCGAGAGAGAGGTGGGTGGTGCCGGCGCGACGTACCTGGAGGAGGTCGGAGTGGGCGGAGCTGGAGAGGAGGGAGGCGTCCGGGGCGAGGTGATGGCGCTGGAGCTGCTCCACCAGGTGGGCCacctcgggcggcggtggcgggaggGACGCCGCCgctgcggcggctgcggcggccttgGACATCGCGGGCGGCAGCTCCGGCGGAGGCTTCCACGAGTTGGATTCGAACTGGTGGGAATGGCTGGTGGATTCGTCAGGTCGAGGAAGCCCGCAGCCGTTGGATCGGACAGGGACGGACGAGATCGACCGGGGttgcggccggccggccggccggcttatCACGAAATGGGTTCAATTTTGAATTTCAGAGGCGCTGCTGCGAGATGTCTATGCAGGCAGGAATGCTAGTGCTAGCACTAGAAATACGAAAACACATGAATGATAGGAAACATGGAATCAAATATCACGACATATTTTCTAAGCCAGACGTGTGTGGGATACTAAGAGCCCGTTTGGAAGCTCTCCAGCTTCCGAAACGAGCCAGCTTCTCGCGGGAGCTGGGCCTGGTGGCTTCTCGCGGGAGCTGGCCTGTTGGCTTCTTGCGTTCGTCAGGGCGAGCTGGCTTCTCGCGGGAGAAAACGGTTCGAGGGTCGGTCACGAGAGAAAACGGTTCGAGCGTCCGCTTCGAGAGGGCAATCGAGTGCAATTTCCTACAATTTATACTTCTCGTTTTTTCGAAGCTGGGCTGGGGCTGCTCCCAAAAATTGCACTGCCTGCTGCTCGTTCTCCAGGAGCCAGATTCTCGGAGCGCTTCCGTTCGGCTGGCTTCTCGCGGGCTTCTCGGAAAGTTGGAAGCCAGTAGACATCCGAACAGGTCCTAAGGGCATTTATAGAGGCAGTGCTAGTTATCAATTTTCGGTAATTTTAAAGAGCGCATGTTTGTTGTGGGGACTTTCCAACACGATTCCTTGTGCACCGTTGGATTTCGGCTTCTGGTCAGCGCACGCATGATACGATGAAAAAGTGACACCGTCGCGTTATGACGTAAACACTTGACAACAACGTCACGCCATGATGATGTCCTTGATTTTCCAGACTATCACATGAAATCGACAAATAAAAAGTCGTGTTCTATTTCGACTCTACAAGAATTATTAGCAAAGGTAACAAGGTCGACTGAACCGACTCTTTGGTTAAGAGATTGAGTCTTACTATCTCTTGGATTCACTTTCTTTCTCATTAGTCATTATTCTTCAAACAAGATTTGGACAAGGAACATCGGTGCGGATTGTAGATGCCCTAACAcaagaactccatgaatacttATTTGTTTATTTTTGCGTAGGTCGGAAATCAGAATATTGAATTGAGTCTAAGCCTTATAAGAACATTCATATGAAAAAAAAGTTACAAATAAGCCCAAGGAAAATGCATTCTCGTCTTCAACCTGCACAAGATGATGGCACACCGTTAGCCTAGCTCAATGCCGAAGCCACCTTAATTGCCGTCTAGCAAGTCACCAAACATTATCACGAAACGACGCCAACATCGATAATCCAAAGCATGAATTGTCGATTTGGAGAAGAAGACGAAGGTTGGAAGAGGAGACCCAACCTCGCGCCAAAGCCAAAATAATCGCTGTATGATTTTCTAGGCTCCATGTTGTCCATCTTCAGTCTTGATTTTAGGAGTAACCAGTTGCGCACTAGGCAATAATCAATCATGCAAAGTTGTTGTGTAGACTAAATCCTTTGTTTTCTCTGCTAGATGAAAATTATTTGAAAGTGTCGCTCAAAGCTAGAATACATAGGGCTAAATTGATCTGTTAAGAcaaccaaagaataaaaatctGTGAAGAACATAAAGACATTACATAGGTGTATGAGACAATTTCTTGACAAATCGGTCGATTTCGAGTTTCTTGAGTTTGACTTTCCGGGTTGGAATGAGTACCCTCCCACCCTCCCCAGTTAATAGTGGGCTTAAGATGTAATCATGATGTCATGTATGGTTCATAGTGGGCGTAGGATGTAATCATGTCATGTATTATAATCTGTCTGGGTGCTTTACAAACCACTCATATATTTATAGACTTTATACCAATTAAATATAGGTGGTGGTCATAGGCAGTATATCATTAGATTTGTATTTAAAAACTTTTCTCTGGCGGTCATGATGCACCCGGGTGACTGCGGGGACTTCACGATATACTGCCTGACCGTGCTCCTACCACCACCCGAGTAAAGGCATAATGAGGAATACACATAGCGGCCTCTTATTTTTTCAGCCCCACTTAGCTCAAATATGTCGTTNNNNNNNNNNNNNNNNNNNNNNNNNNNNNNNNNNNNNNNNNNNNNNNNNNNNNNNNNNNNNNNNNNNNNNNNNNNNNNNNNNNNNNNNNNNNNNNNNNNNNNNNNNNNNNNNNNNNNNNNNNNNNNNNNNNNNNNNNNNNNNNNNNNNNNNNNNNNNNNNNNNNNNNNNNNNNNNNNNNNNNNNNNNNNNNNNNNNNNNNNNNNNNNNNNNNNNNNNNNNNNNNNNNNNNNNNNNNNNNNNNNNNNNNNNNNNNNNNNNNNNNNNNNNNNNNNNNNNNNNNNNNNNNNNNNNNNNNNNNNNNNNNNNNNNNNNNNNNNNNNNNNNNNNNNNNNNNNNNNNNNNNNNNNNNNNNNNNNNNNNNNNNNNNNNNNNNNNNNNNNNNNNNNNNNNNNNNNNNNNNNNNNNNNNNNNNNNNNNNNNNNNNNNNNNNNNNNNNNNNNNNNNNNNNNNNNNNNNNNNNNNNNNNNNNNNNNNNNNNNNNNNNNNNNNNNNNNNNNNNNNNNNNNNNNNNNNNNNNNNNNNNNNNNNNNNNNNNNNNNNNNNNNNNNNNNNNNNNNNNNNNNNNNNNNNNNNNNN is drawn from Triticum dicoccoides isolate Atlit2015 ecotype Zavitan chromosome 6B, WEW_v2.0, whole genome shotgun sequence and contains these coding sequences:
- the LOC119322438 gene encoding AUGMIN subunit 4-like, with product MSKAAAAAAAAASLPPPPPEVAHLVEQLQRHHLAPDASLLSSSAHSDLLQAREEVAAERARYLEALAVYAEAMAMVEEYQHATAAGSAGAAKKLNCSPEVYESLEHHLAVAEAAQRLRLPLLSQDGEVHEEEIEKLSTLSRVSFDSTVTSATPSSTSISTNYNNYGSTGSALTAAAAAGGGGSELVEPGAGGVPDRFLGITSDYLYQVQQQQPAMTVDMVEYQRSVAREIEARLEAKCDALADLFAMDERDSSSINQISSARLPERVKLIIEGIEKEESLLLEDLASMDRKFAEHYNVLEQILAVLIQFVKDKKLEHQHQYDDVKKTWLIKRCRTMNAKLSYLEHHLLRDTYTKETVPALHRIRKYLVEATKEASNSYNEAVSRLREYQGVDPHFDVIARQYHEIVKKLEGMQWTIHQVEMDLKPASS
- the LOC119322437 gene encoding probable acyl-activating enzyme 1, peroxisomal → MALPLRGGRLLLELFHFTRLLVLSSLLRRSLSRWAAGSARASRFPCRYDKMTLTVSAAARTHARSAPLDMSISGSIVFASPKPKTKNKPTTSPTSLPPCSRTSPCASSPPTGRETMEGAVLCAANHAPLTPLSFLERSALVYPDRPAVVAAAGDAPPRTWRETRARCLRLAAALAGLGVQRRQLVAVFAQNVPAMCELHFAVPMAGAVICALNSRLDAAMASVLLRHSEARVLFVDAALLGVAREALRLLSDAGATPPAVVLIRELLDGCDDGSTSSFSGATGTVYEYEALVSGGGSPEFAVRWPEDENEPIALNYTSGTTSRPKGVIYTHRGAYLNSLASVLLNDMPSMPVYLWTVPMFHCNGWCMAWGVAAQGGTNVCLRKVTGAAIFDAVSRHGVTHMGGAPTVLGMIVHAAPEERRPLPAGRKVAVMTGGAPPPPAVLFRMEELGFLVIHSYGLTETYGPATVCTWKPEWDALPADERAAIKSRQGLHHLGLEVDVKDPATMRSVPADGATMGEVMFRGNTVMSGYYKDAAATAEALAGGWFRSGDLAVRVPGDGYVKIRDRSKDIIISGGENISTIEVEAALFAHPAVAEAAVVGRPDEHWGETPCAFVVAKKGERVEPEEVVAFCRGRLPRYMAPRTVVVVEELPKTATGKVQKFALRDKAKAMGSLSTSKL
- the LOC119322439 gene encoding uncharacterized protein LOC119322439 translates to MEFLLQPVNSRTLIEEVNDSDIPMEPLRYPVLSMPAGELPTASVSSAERSSARRLLWEQARVQTGHKHLSTHPGWRRRVTVRQPALIAGTCQNSLVSQEDVKIVTLKGIVRTTATNRLSLD